A stretch of DNA from Dioscorea cayenensis subsp. rotundata cultivar TDr96_F1 chromosome 4, TDr96_F1_v2_PseudoChromosome.rev07_lg8_w22 25.fasta, whole genome shotgun sequence:
TAAGTTGCAtgaacaagaaaaatcaaaccTATCCTTGGATCATTAAGCGCAGGTAAGCTGTAGTATTTCCCATACTCGCCACCATCAGGCCTTGGAAGGCTAGTCAAAAAATCCTTAAAAGGATTCTCATTAGCTGGATGACAACATAGAATGGTCAGTATGACATGATATCAAAATGACTTACATTTAAGCAGTCAAATCATCTTGACCTTTATTCCAaagcataaatttaaaaacaaaatcacaaacaaatAAGAAGATAGGTGAGATCATTTTTCTTACGCCAGACAATTATAATATcagtcataaaaaaaattaataaatttttcaactaaataacataaaaacaaaatcttgcTTACAGAGCTTGTAGTGGAGAAGAAATGATATCTATGTGATGCCAATTAAACATTGCAGAGCAATCAACAAGCATTCTATGGAAAATTGGCAGTTTGATCATTTCAACAGGACATCTCCAGAAATATTCTAAAGAAACTAAAACCAACTCAAAAAAGAGATCCACTCCCCAACTAAGATTGCAGCTAAGATTACATCTAATTAGCTATAGACCAAATTAAGCAGCATCCTCCAATAGCTATGGACCAAAAAAGTACCTCCAAATAATTGGAACAaacatccccatccccatccccatccctcACAACAACccaacaaaaaatcataaaaaaagcaaaaagataATTATTCAGAATCAAAGAACCCATACCAATAGTGGTGGCCATTCTCCTCTCGAACTGCTTTATCACAGTCACAGAACTTCTTATACCAGCCCTGAGCCTGATCGGAGACCTCGAAGAAGATCTGGAGAAGCTGACAGAGCAAGGGAGAAGAGGGGAAGGAGCTAGGGTTGGGGAAAAGGAGGGGAGAAGTGGAGGCGAGAAGAAGAGGTTACAAGGGCTTTATACATGGAGTTGATGATATGGTGTTGAAGTGCTAAAACTGAAAGGGCTATCTGGTGATGACGATGACGTCTGCCGGTGGGGCCCGCTTCTAATAATTTGACGATGAACAAAGCGTGCCGTTTtgaagctctctctctctctctctctctctctagactGCTAGTTGCTTTCAGTTAGCCGTTCCATGAGCCCATTTCCCGCCGGTCTTAAATCTTAATCAATGAAAAAGCCGTGTGAAATCTCACCTTTTTTAAAAACACACACgcaataaaaaaatcagttttattaaataataataataatatatatatatatatatgtataaacagtttttgtgttgaacatataCGATAATTATAATTTTCCACCGCAGCAACATTGAAATAAGTGGTTTGTTCATATTACTCccattaaaacaatataaaaaaattattttatcaaaaaaaataataaatgattatcACCTCTGCCAAATAGATATGGTAACATATTAACAATTAAGTGGTTTATTGGTAACTAAGTTCAATAATTCATAAATGacgaaaatttaaataatgaatgaggatgtatttttttagattaagtCGTGATTATATACAAGTAGTCCCAGCACCATGTGTGTATGACTATCCTGTGTGGCTcaccttaaaaaaaacaagagattgTTGCATGAAACCTTATTATTTCTTTCTCcgatattaaatattaaaactattatTTGAAACTAGGACAGTGTTCTTCTCCAGCTTAATATGATGCATTGTAATGGAAAGTTAGAAATTTGCGCTATTTCACAGAAGAACCAAATTGAAGACAAGGAAACGAAATACTACTAATACTAACAATTTTGAAAGATAAACAGCGAAGAACAATTATGAAATATAAACAGGGAAGAAGGACAGtcacaataaaatttaaaagaatgcAATGaaggtataaaaaaataagcaaaaatatTTAGTGACCTGTCTTACCTGCaaaagaatcaagaagaaaaccagtcaCAAAACATTTGGTCatgagaaaataataccaaacTGGAGATGCATGAGAGTTTCTGTGATTAAGCTTGAACACATATCAAGCTTTATTTATAGAGTTTTTTTAATTGGcatttaaaaatgatttgaaATTTGATTGTTGAGATTTTTATAAACGGTCTAAATTAGATCTCTCATCATtattaaaaatccaaatttagAATGTTCTTTTTATATCCACCGTCCAATCAGGGTCATGGATGGACGGTTAGGATTTAGTTTGCTAGTTGTTACTTTTTATATGATTGATAAATTTTTCCCgccaaaaaaactatttttgtttttcccgCCAAGCTGTATAAAACGCGGATGATTCCACCCAAAAGTCTTCGCCGATCTTTGCTATCTTCTCTCCTATTCAGGTATGATGTTCTGATCTTCGATCTTATTGCAATCCTAGGGTTCTGTTTGATGTttcttgttgttggaaatcATCTCCTTGTCTTCGGATTAGCGACCCTAGGGTTTCCGTAACAGTGGTTTTGTCCCccatttgtatttatttatggtGGATTTCGTGCGaggtttttggatttttatagaTTATTTCAGGAGTGAAATCAAGGTAGTGTCTTTGTATTggtttttgatttctttgattattgtATTTGCAGGCTTGATATCATGTCGAACGAAGAGATATTGGATGGAGGTGATCGCATGCAAATTGATGGGCGTGATTCAGAGCTTCAAAGATCTAGCAAAAGTCCCACAAGGCTTTAATGTTGATTATCTCAAAGTTTATTATGGTATTCTTATTTGGTGGCCTTTATTTGGTTGTGagtttgttgtgattttctttgctttgtttgtttgtttgttgttgtgcATGGTTTTTGGTGTGTAGATTGAAAAATCCTCTTATTTAACAGCATTGATTTTTGTGCCTTTTTATGTTAGGATTTTTGTTTACTATTATTAGTGTTATTTGGAGTACTAACAAACGAGGGGACACTGTTTTAGACAACTAGGGATGGCTATACTTCCTGAATTaacacatgtttttttattggaaatttGATTGTTATCCTCCATCATTATTCATTGCAACTTCTTTTGAACTTTAAACTAAATGCGCTTTGGGGCTTAAGCACTTTCAGGAAATTCATTCTTTGTATAGATGTCAGAAATCATACATTAAGATAGTACCCATTTAGTGAGTTTGATAAGGGTTTAgaattttgttaataatttggGAAATAAAATGTCTTTTCAATGGTACAAACTTCTTTAGAAAACTTTTTGTGGGAGTGATACTGACAGATGATTCAATCATTAGCATGTTGAATGTGGAAGGGTTATGGTTTTTTAGATTAGAACACTGACCTTAATTTATCTTCTTGATTTTTCCTTAATTAGCTCATCTGGTTTTACTTGATGCTGGCTTGTGCTACGTGTATGACTGTGATATTACATGTTCCATTATTCTTAACGTGaccttttatttgtttgtttctgCTGCTGGATCTCACAGTATGTTTCTTTATCTTAACTTTATTTGTTCAACTTTCTATATACTCATGCAGAAAATTGCTTTTATGCAGGAAAGCTGTTCCCATATGgtgatatttttaaatggatGTCCTATGGAAATGGTTTGCGAACTTACAAAAAATAGTATCAAATAAACAATTGCTATGATCTCttcatatttatctttttttcacattttttttttaaaccatttcTCACAGCTGGGAAACATCCTGCATGTGATCCCTCTTACTTTGGCCGGAGGGAGTTCTCTTTTAGCCTTGGAAATGACACATATTGCCGCTATCAGTCATTCGATAGTGTGACAGAATTTGAGAATTCTATCAAGAAAAATTGTCCTTTCAAAATTGATATTGGTCCTGTTTACAGAGTAAATGTATGATTCATATATTTAcaaattgttttcattttctcaagtttgtaattgttctaaatatgttttttcaatcttttttattttaagttttattttagtcTATATGTTATGTACAGCCTGCAAAAAGATTTGCATATGCTCAAAGTGGCAGTGATGGTTTTACACCTGTTGAAAGGGAACTTGTTTTTGATGTTGTAAGCACAGGCTTTGGTTCATGGTTCATCCATTTTATCACTGCATGTTTTTTTCTCCAACAACTTCACCAACCAATTGATGTGCATATGTTTTTAACAGGATATATCAGATTATGATGATGTCCGGCACTGCTGTTCTGGAGCTGATGTCTGCACAAATTGCTGGCCATTAATGACCATTGCTATTAAAGTGATTGATACTACTCTCAGAGGTTGATCATTTTACATTATATCTGTTTATACTTGATAAAATGATTGCAAacttttacatatattttgaaGCTTAAAAagtgttttgttttaatattttcccCTGTCTCATGAGGTCCCCGATTAATGATTGGTTGAAACATACAcatatttcaattttcttgATTACAATTGTTTGAATCTACAGATGATTTTGGTTTCAATCACATATTATGGGTATTTAGTGGCCGTCGTGGGGTACATTGTTGGGTATGTGATGGCAGAGCAAGAAGGTAGTGCAGACTCttgttaatttatattactATTAGGAATGAGGTCATGACGCTCATATTGGCATTTCTCCTTAGGCTTAACAATGATGAGAGGGCATCAATCGCTAAATACTTCCATGTATATAAGGTGACATTCTCTCTTTAGATGGCTTATGTTGCATCAAATCccttttatgaattattttctGATTTACTGATTTTTATGCGTGTGCGCGTGGGCGCGCGTGCGCGTGTTCTGTCTTCAGCGTGGTGAGAGTGGTTTTAAGAAAGTTTCTTTAACTGGATCTGTTCTTCATCCTTTTCTAGCGTAAGATTCCCttccaaatttaaataatgcAAATTCTTCTGTTTACCTGTATTTCATGGAAGTCCCCTTCCCTGGTTCTGGCACTGTACAGTgtacacatacacacatatacactcTATACCCTAAACCCCGAACCCCTaccctaaaatatatatatatttaattatatgaacAGTGCAGAACCAGGCAAGTTCAGTGTGTATTTTTCATGTTCATCACAGTAAATATATTATGCAGAAGATCATATACAGATGTTTTACGGATACATTTTGAGGAGAAATTGCTTTGCAATCAAAACCTGTTGTCATCAGAAGATAGATATGAGAAGATTCTTGAGCTTGTCTCAAATAAATGTAAGCAGTTTTACTGTATttgttgaaatatattattcttttgttcCTTCTGTTTTAGAAAGACCATGTTTTCCCCCAATTTTGATGCCTTTTTTTGTCTGTTCAGCAATTACTGATGAGCTGCATGACAAGTGGCAAGGACATAGGAGATCTTCCAATACTGAAGAAGATCTTAATATTACTAGATGGGAGCAATTAAAGCATGTATTGCAGTCAGGAAAACAGAAGGTATGGATCTAAAAATCATGGATTTTCTGGTCTGATGTGTGATGCAATTTGCTTTTCAATCCTTTTGTTCTGTTAATCTTTTGCCAAAACCACTTCTTTTGGAGACATGACGTTATTATGTCATAAATGAGCAGTAAAATAAATGTTCTGTACATACATACACCTACTGAATTTTGATGGATGTGGGATAGAGTTAACCTCTTGCATTTCAACCTTGTGCCATGGACAGGGTCTCAGAAGGTGTGTAGAAGAGATTGTTTTCTTATATACATATCCAAGACTTGACATGGAGGTTtggagcaattttttttttattcgaaaCATGTGAATGCATGATCAATGTGTTAATTATCTTGAtgatatttcttttcatatgcaGGTTTCAAAACACATGAACCATTTGCTTAAATCCCCATTCTGTGTTCATCCAAAAACAGGTTGCCTTTTGTATTATATGAAACAAGGATTGATTTTTATGCCATGATCGTgattcccctttttttttatatatatatagtttttttatagtttttgttgATCTTAAGCTGTGCCTTGGCCTATGTGTTTTAATTATGCACATTGTTTTTATTGTCAGGTCGTGTATGTGTTCCTATTGATCCTGCGCACTGTGATGAATTTGATCCTACAACTGTTCCAACCCTTTCCACAGTAAATTCTGATCATCTGTACTGCTCATTTTTTTAACCATGTTTGCTTACATTCATTTATTTCTGTTTGAGcaatatattgttatattttgaCATGAAAAGGAGGTTGTTTGTGTATGAgataaattgatttaattttgtccTTTGCAAAATTATGCCTAATAACATGACATTTGCAGCTGTTAGAAGAGCTGAACATGCGTGGAGATAATTCGGAGTCTTTAAATGGTAAGCTATTGAACTATCAAGTCTTGATTGCTAAAATAGTTTATGTGTTCCAAGTTCAAAAAATTGGGACTGATATTTACTTACATTAGCTGCACCACTGTGGATTCTAGATCATAGTAGCTTGATGGAATTCACATTTTGGAATTGTTTGTAATTGTTgggtcttttatatatatatatatatatatatttcatgatCATATtgatattttctcttttcttactGACACCAGAGCTTGAAAGTACTTCACTTGGACAATACATTACGATGTTTAGATCTTGCTTCTTGGAGCCACTATTAAAATCATGCAAGGTACATGATTCTGTCATGCAATTCTGGATATTGGAACTCATCTAAGGTCCTGAAACCCTGCTTTTTTAATCTGCCCTGCTTTTTTAATCTGTAAACATCAGCCAGACCTCCAAATCTTTGGGTTTTCCCTctacaattatattatttagaGCTTCATGTCAGTTAAattacttcaaaatttttagttataataGAGTTTTTGCCCATGAactattttgtgaaaatttaagTTCAGTCATATTCACACCCTTATCTTGTACGTAACAACACTTAAACATTGTTTCATGTTGTTTAATACCATTGTCATAtgcttttataaatattgtttgattAAGAAGTTACTCTATTTCCTATGGATTTAGCACTAATAAAAGTTGTGGCTATTCTGCCTGCTGCAGGAAGAGATGGAGAATGCATATAATGCAAATCTTCAACAGTCTAGGAATTCCTTCAGTTGGTGAAATGGGTGAACACATATCATATCTTTCTATTCTCATCACTgaacaaaaagtttttttctaaTCCCTGGTATtcctttttataatatttttgatatGTAAATTCTGTTCTAGTAGTTGTTAATTTGATCTCCCCAGTTTATACAAAGTTGCCTTTCTTTAGCCATCCATCGGTGGGATGATGTGAATATGAATTTCACATTgaattcattttgcatcttTTCGGAAACCACTAATGTTAGTTTGGTGGTTTTTTTTTGCCTATGATGTTTGCAAGAATTTGCCCTAGAACTTTTTATTTCTAGCTCTTAATCAAATTTGATGCTTAATTTTAGCTCAGTTAAACTGGAATATTGCTACCAAAGCTTTGAAGCtcattatgattgaaaaattagtttgcttttatacataaatattacTTCTAAATTTTCCTTAATGTATTTTGTTGTTCAAGATTTCCTTGGTTTACCTCACAAGTAGCTAATGAAAAACTCTcccttttttgtttcatttatttgaGTGATGTGGATAGTGCTTGAAAATATCATTTTGAATATAAGATAAATACAATGGTGCACAAGCGAAGCAAAAAAAATGAGCGGAGAAGCTTGAGCTATTGGTGATACGAGGATCAGTTAGTTTTCTTGGTGTTTGCACAGTtaatgtgtttatttatttgataattatttacCAATTTTATGGTAGGTTTGCAAGTTTTTTACCACTTTTTCAGTTTGGTTCTTGGATAAATCATTCACCAATCTTAggtatgcatgttttcaccactcctcaaagtggtTCTTAGCgtctattttgaaaaatatagacaTGCAAAACTATTGCAGGCTGGGCGTAGATATTGGGCCACTTTTATTTGTAGCTCTcgatcatattttattttattttttataaaatacataaattattaatatattaaattaacacagtttttaaaaaaatttgataaattacgGATTCAttaagaagaaacaagagaaaaaataaaaaacaaaaaagcacacaacaataataaaacccGAGTCACCAGAAGTGAAAGATGggtagaaataaaaaagaattaaatattgaaatagAGAGAAGGAAGCAGAAGATCATCtgagagataaataaaaagcaagTCACCATAATTTAAAAAGATGCAATTGGAGAGCCaccaagaaagaaaacaacTGGCTCGCTAGTGGTTGCTTTTTACAGTCTACGCACCTATTGGTATTCATCTGATCTTATTTTACTTGTGTATGTTTTAGAATcttttataagaatttttttttttaaaaaaaaatgttctatGGATCTAGAGATTTACTtgggttaaaaaataaaaaaataaaaaaataaaaatatcctttttaattcataaataaattgataattttttcaatGTTAAAATAATCCCTTCTTGCCAAAATCCCACAAGAGCCAGAAGGTCTATAATAAGTAATAACGTCCATCCCAGTCCCAGCggtcaaaaatcaaaatacctTATCCTGAACCCAATCCAATAATCCCTACCATCCACCTCTCATTGCCCTCCCTAACATTCTCATCACCCtaatccatccatccatccatcatctctctctcactctgAACGCTCTGAactagagagagaaaaaaaaagagagagaagaagagagaaagagaaagagaaaccaGCAGCAATGTCTTCTTCCCATTTAGCAATGTGGACGTCTCCCAAACCCTCCCTCCTCCCCGATCTCGACTCCCTCTCCTCCTGCCCTCGCTCCCCCTTCCTCCGCTCCGCCCCCAACCCTTTCCATTCCCCTTCCCGTCCCTCCACCGCCATTCACTGTGGCCTGCGTGAGCTCCGCGATCGCATCGACTCCGTCAAGAACACCCAAAAGATCACTGAGGCCATGAAGCTTGTCGCCGCCGCCAAGGTCCGTCGTGCCCAGGAAGCCGTCGTCAGTGGCCGCCCCTTTCTCCGAAACCCTCGTCGAAGTACTCTACAACATCAACGAGCAGCTCCAGACTGACGATATCGATGTCCCTCTTACCAAGGTCCGCCCCGTCAAGAAGATCGCTCTTGTTGTCGTCACCGGCGATCGTGGCCTTTGTGGTGGTTTCAACAACGCCATCATCAAGAAGGCTGAATCCC
This window harbors:
- the LOC120259055 gene encoding DNA primase small subunit-like isoform X1, with the translated sequence MEVIACKLMGVIQSFKDLAKVPQGFNVDYLKVYYGKLFPYGDIFKWMSYGNAGKHPACDPSYFGRREFSFSLGNDTYCRYQSFDSVTEFENSIKKNCPFKIDIGPVYRVNPAKRFAYAQSGSDGFTPVERELVFDVDISDYDDVRHCCSGADVCTNCWPLMTIAIKVIDTTLRDDFGFNHILWVFSGRRGVHCWVCDGRARRLNNDERASIAKYFHVYKRGESGFKKVSLTGSVLHPFLARSYTDVLRIHFEEKLLCNQNLLSSEDRYEKILELVSNKSITDELHDKWQGHRRSSNTEEDLNITRWEQLKHVLQSGKQKGLRRCVEEIVFLYTYPRLDMEVSKHMNHLLKSPFCVHPKTGRVCVPIDPAHCDEFDPTTVPTLSTLLEELNMRGDNSESLNELESTSLGQYITMFRSCFLEPLLKSCKEEMENAYNANLQQSRNSFSW
- the LOC120259055 gene encoding DNA primase small subunit-like isoform X2 — encoded protein: MEVIACKLMGVIQSFKDLAKVPQGFNVDYLKVYYGKLFPYGDIFKWMSYGNAGKHPACDPSYFGRREFSFSLGNDTYCRYQSFDSVTEFENSIKKNCPFKIDIGPVYRVNPAKRFAYAQSGSDGFTPVERELVFDVDISDYDDVRHCCSGADVCTNCWPLMTIAIKVIDTTLRDDFGFNHILWVFSGRRGVHCWVCDGRARRLNNDERASIAKYFHVYKRGESGFKKVSLTGSVLHPFLARSYTDVLRIHFEEKLLCNQNLLSSEDRYEKILELVSNKSITDELHDKWQGHRRSSNTEEDLNITRWEQLKHVLQSGKQKGLRRCVEEIVFLYTYPRLDMEVSKHMNHLLKSPFCVHPKTGRVCVPIDPAHCDEFDPTTVPTLSTVNSDHLC